The Streptococcus mitis genome has a segment encoding these proteins:
- a CDS encoding MurR/RpiR family transcriptional regulator, producing the protein MNKPDIASIIDFHFEELTDLEQEIARYFLQAETIQDDLSSQQVTQKLHISQAALTRFSKKCGFTGYREFIFQYQHQAKKQETHSHNHSPLTNRVLRSYSHMREQTQDLIDEEQLERIAQLIEDADRVYFFGTGSSGLVAREMKLRFMRLGVVCEALTDQDGFAWTTSIMDENCLVLGFSLSGSTPSILDSLLDAKEMGANTVLFTSVPNKDSQAYTETVLVASHSQPSYIQRISAQLPMLFFIDLIYAYFLEINRESKEKIFNSYWENKKLNGYRRQKRVRKS; encoded by the coding sequence ATGAATAAGCCAGACATTGCATCCATTATCGATTTTCATTTTGAAGAATTAACAGATTTAGAGCAAGAAATCGCTCGTTATTTTTTGCAAGCTGAAACCATTCAAGATGACCTTTCCTCCCAACAGGTCACTCAAAAATTACATATCTCTCAAGCTGCTCTGACCCGCTTTTCTAAAAAGTGTGGTTTTACAGGCTATAGAGAATTTATTTTCCAATACCAGCACCAAGCAAAGAAACAGGAGACTCATTCTCACAATCATAGTCCTTTAACCAACCGAGTTCTTCGAAGCTATAGTCACATGCGGGAACAAACACAGGACTTGATTGACGAAGAACAACTAGAACGAATCGCCCAGTTAATCGAAGATGCTGATCGTGTCTACTTCTTTGGAACAGGTAGTTCTGGACTTGTCGCTCGTGAAATGAAATTGCGCTTCATGCGTCTGGGTGTGGTCTGCGAGGCTTTAACCGACCAAGACGGTTTTGCCTGGACAACCAGCATTATGGATGAAAATTGTCTAGTACTTGGTTTCTCACTTTCTGGCTCAACTCCTTCTATTCTAGATAGTCTATTAGACGCGAAAGAGATGGGGGCAAATACTGTACTCTTTACAAGTGTTCCCAATAAAGATAGTCAGGCCTATACGGAGACTGTTCTTGTAGCCAGTCACAGCCAGCCTTCCTACATCCAACGAATATCCGCTCAACTTCCTATGCTCTTCTTTATCGATTTGATTTATGCCTACTTTTTGGAAATCAATCGTGAAAGCAAGGAGAAAATCTTTAATAGCTATTGGGAAAATAAAAAACTCAATGGCTATCGTAGACAAAAACGTGTAAGAAAATCCTAG
- the pbp2b gene encoding penicillin-binding protein PBP2B, with product MRKFNSHSIPIRLNLLFGIVILLFMTIIGRLLYMQVLNKDFYETKLASASQTRVTTSSARGQIYDATGKPLVENTIKQVVSFTRTNKMTAAELKETAKKLLTYVNVSSPNLTDRQIADYYLADQEIYKKIVDALPRDKRLDSDGNLLSEATLYNNAVESVDVSQLNYTDDQKKEIYLFSQLNTVENFATGTIATDSLDDTQVALVASASKDLPGISISTSWDRKVLDTSLSSIVGSVSSEKSGLPAEEVDAYLKKGYSLNDRVGTSYLEKQYEEVLQGKRSVKEVYLDKHGNMESVENVEEGSKGNNIKLTIDLAFQNGVDDLLKSYFNSELGNGGARYSEGVYAVALNPKTGAVLAMSGIKHDTESGKLSSDSLGTVTDVFVPGSVVKAATISSGWENGVLSGNQTLTDQPIVFQGSAPINSWYTLAYGSFPITAVEALEYSSNTYMVQTALGIMGQTYQPNMTVATGQLEAAMGKLRSTFGEYGLGTSTGIDLPDESTGFTPKEFDLANYINNAFGQFDNYTPMQLAQYVGTIANNGVRIAPHIVEGIYGNNEQGGLGNLLQETTSKEMNKINISESDMSILQQGFYQVSHGGSALTTGRAFSNGAAVSISGKTGTAESYVNGGQKANNTNAVAYAPTENPQIAVAVVFPHNTNLTNGVGPSIARDIINLYHQNHPMN from the coding sequence ATGAGAAAATTTAACAGTCATTCGATTCCGATTCGACTTAATCTACTATTTGGAATAGTTATCTTGCTTTTCATGACGATTATTGGTCGTCTTCTTTATATGCAGGTATTAAATAAAGACTTTTACGAAACGAAATTAGCATCAGCAAGTCAAACGAGAGTGACAACTAGTTCGGCTCGAGGACAAATCTACGATGCAACGGGGAAACCTCTTGTTGAAAATACCATCAAGCAAGTTGTGTCTTTTACAAGGACTAACAAGATGACGGCAGCTGAACTCAAAGAGACTGCAAAAAAACTTCTTACTTATGTGAATGTCAGCTCTCCTAATCTCACAGACCGTCAGATTGCTGATTATTACTTGGCTGACCAAGAAATTTATAAAAAAATAGTCGATGCTTTGCCACGTGATAAGCGTTTGGATTCGGATGGAAATCTTCTTTCGGAAGCAACTCTTTACAACAATGCAGTGGAAAGTGTTGATGTGAGTCAGCTCAACTATACGGATGATCAGAAAAAAGAAATTTATTTATTTAGTCAGCTAAATACTGTTGAAAATTTTGCTACAGGAACAATCGCAACGGATTCTTTAGATGACACACAAGTTGCTCTTGTCGCCTCAGCCTCCAAGGATTTACCAGGAATTAGCATTTCTACTTCATGGGATAGAAAAGTCCTAGACACTTCTTTGTCTTCAATTGTAGGTAGTGTATCAAGTGAAAAATCAGGTCTTCCAGCAGAGGAAGTGGATGCTTATTTGAAAAAAGGCTACTCTCTGAATGACCGAGTGGGGACTTCGTATCTTGAAAAGCAGTACGAAGAAGTACTACAGGGAAAACGTTCTGTTAAAGAAGTATATCTTGATAAACATGGCAACATGGAAAGTGTTGAAAATGTAGAGGAAGGAAGCAAAGGGAACAACATCAAACTAACGATTGACCTAGCTTTCCAAAATGGAGTGGATGATCTGCTTAAGAGTTATTTTAATTCGGAGCTAGGTAACGGAGGAGCTAGATATTCTGAAGGAGTGTATGCAGTAGCACTTAATCCTAAAACAGGAGCCGTCCTTGCCATGTCTGGGATCAAGCATGATACTGAGTCAGGTAAATTGAGTTCAGATTCCTTAGGGACAGTCACCGACGTGTTTGTGCCAGGGTCAGTAGTTAAGGCCGCTACCATCAGCTCAGGTTGGGAAAATGGTGTTTTATCAGGAAACCAAACCTTAACAGATCAGCCTATTGTTTTCCAAGGTTCAGCTCCAATTAATTCTTGGTATACATTGGCATATGGATCTTTTCCTATTACAGCTGTGGAAGCCTTGGAGTATTCATCTAATACTTACATGGTTCAAACCGCTCTTGGAATCATGGGCCAGACCTATCAACCAAATATGACGGTTGCAACAGGGCAATTAGAGGCTGCTATGGGTAAATTACGTTCGACCTTTGGAGAATATGGACTTGGAACTTCGACTGGAATCGATCTTCCAGATGAATCGACAGGATTTACACCAAAAGAATTTGATTTGGCTAATTATATTAATAATGCTTTTGGCCAGTTTGATAACTATACTCCTATGCAATTGGCCCAGTATGTTGGAACCATTGCCAACAATGGTGTTCGGATTGCACCTCACATTGTTGAGGGAATTTATGGAAATAATGAACAAGGTGGCTTAGGCAATCTGCTTCAAGAGACGACTAGCAAAGAAATGAATAAGATTAATATCTCAGAGTCAGATATGTCTATTCTGCAACAAGGATTTTATCAAGTTTCACATGGTGGTAGTGCTTTGACAACTGGTCGTGCCTTTTCAAATGGTGCAGCTGTATCCATTAGTGGAAAAACAGGTACTGCCGAAAGTTATGTTAATGGGGGGCAAAAAGCTAATAATACTAACGCAGTCGCTTATGCACCAACCGAAAATCCTCAAATCGCGGTCGCAGTTGTCTTCCCGCATAACACCAATCTTACAAATGGTGTCGGACCTTCCATTGCGCGCGATATTATCAATCTTTATCACCAAAATCATCCAATGAATTAG
- the recR gene encoding recombination mediator RecR, whose protein sequence is MLYPTPIAKLIDSYSKLPGIGIKTATRLAFYTIGMSDDDVNEFAKNLLSAKRELTYCSICGRLTDDDPCSICTDPSRDQTTILVLEDSRDVAAMENIQEYHGLYHVLHGLISPMNGISPDDINLKSLMTRLMDSEVSEVIVATNATADGEATSMYLSRLLKPAGIKVTRLARGLAVGADIEYADEVTLLRAIENRTEL, encoded by the coding sequence ATGCTTTATCCAACACCTATTGCCAAGCTAATTGACAGTTATTCCAAGTTACCGGGTATCGGGATTAAGACGGCTACCCGTCTGGCCTTTTATACTATTGGAATGTCTGATGACGATGTCAATGAATTTGCTAAAAATCTCCTTTCTGCTAAGAGAGAGCTGACCTATTGTTCTATTTGTGGTCGTTTGACTGATGACGATCCTTGCTCTATCTGTACCGATCCAAGTCGTGACCAGACAACGATTTTGGTGCTAGAGGATAGTCGTGATGTGGCAGCCATGGAGAACATCCAAGAATACCATGGACTCTATCATGTCTTGCATGGACTCATTTCTCCCATGAATGGTATCAGTCCGGACGATATCAATCTCAAGAGCCTCATGACTCGTCTGATGGATAGTGAAGTTTCAGAGGTAATCGTAGCAACAAATGCTACAGCAGATGGTGAAGCGACATCCATGTATCTTTCTCGTTTGCTCAAGCCGGCTGGTATCAAGGTTACGCGTCTAGCACGAGGTCTCGCTGTGGGAGCGGATATCGAGTATGCAGATGAAGTCACACTCTTACGAGCCATTGAAAATCGGACAGAGTTGTAA
- a CDS encoding D-alanine--D-alanine ligase — translation MKQMIILLYGGRSAEREVSVLSAESVMRAVNYDRFTVKTFFISQSGDFIKTQEFSQTPGQEDRLMTNENIDWDKKVAPSAIYEEGAVVFPVLHGPMGEDGSVQGFLEVLKMPYVGCNILSSSLAMDKITTKRVLESVGIAQVPYVAIVEGDDVTAKIAEVEEKLTYPVFTKPSNMGSSVGISKSETQEELRQALKLAFQYDSRVLVEQGVNAREIEVGLLGNYDVKSTLPGEVVKDVDFYDYDAKYIDNKITMDIPAKISDDVVAVMRQNAETAFRAIGGLGLSRCDFFYTDKGEVFLNELNTMPGFTQWSMYPLLWDNMGISYPELIERLVDLAKESFDKREAHLL, via the coding sequence ATGAAACAAATGATTATTCTTTTATACGGTGGACGTAGTGCAGAGCGTGAAGTCTCTGTCCTTTCAGCTGAGAGTGTCATGCGTGCGGTTAACTACGATCGTTTCACAGTCAAGACTTTCTTCATTAGTCAGTCAGGTGACTTTATCAAAACCCAAGAATTTAGCCAGACTCCAGGTCAAGAGGACCGTCTCATGACCAATGAAAACATTGATTGGGATAAGAAAGTTGCACCAAGTGCTATCTATGAAGAAGGAGCAGTGGTCTTTCCAGTCCTTCATGGCCCAATGGGAGAAGATGGCTCTGTTCAAGGATTCCTTGAAGTTTTGAAAATGCCTTACGTTGGTTGCAACATCTTGTCATCAAGTCTTGCTATGGACAAAATCACGACCAAGCGTGTTCTAGAATCTGTCGGAATTGCCCAAGTTCCTTATGTGGCCATTGTCGAAGGTGATGATGTGACTGCTAAAATTGCCGAAGTTGAAGAAAAATTGACTTACCCAGTTTTCACAAAACCATCAAACATGGGTTCTAGTGTCGGTATTTCTAAATCTGAAACTCAAGAAGAACTCCGCCAAGCCTTGAAACTTGCCTTCCAATATGACAGCCGTGTCTTGGTTGAGCAAGGAGTGAATGCCCGTGAAATCGAGGTTGGTCTCTTGGGGAACTACGATGTCAAGAGCACGTTGCCAGGAGAAGTTGTCAAGGATGTTGACTTCTACGACTATGACGCCAAGTATATTGATAACAAGATTACTATGGATATTCCAGCCAAAATCAGTGATGATGTGGTAGCTGTCATGCGTCAGAATGCAGAAACGGCTTTCCGTGCCATTGGTGGCCTCGGTCTCTCTCGTTGCGATTTCTTCTATACAGATAAGGGAGAGGTTTTCCTAAACGAGCTTAATACCATGCCAGGTTTCACCCAGTGGTCTATGTATCCACTACTTTGGGACAATATGGGAATCAGTTACCCAGAACTAATCGAGCGTTTGGTTGACCTTGCTAAGGAAAGTTTTGACAAGCGCGAAGCGCATTTGCTATAA